A window of Otariodibacter oris genomic DNA:
ACAATTACAACAAAAAATAAAAATTGAGCAGAAACAAGTTCAACTACAAAATAAAATTGAATCGAGCCGACATGTTATAAAAAAACAAGTTGTTACTTCCTATCTATGTGAAAAATCTCAAAATTTAAGGATCCAAGCCACACCAGATAGAGATAATTTAATAAGAATTACATTTAATCGCATAACACATACCTTATCACCAACTGTAACAAGTAAGGGGAAACGTTATAGCAATATTCGTTGGATATGGACTGAAGATTTAAATGGCATTGGAACATTAAGCGATAATCGCAATAATATCTTAGCAACAGGTTGTGTTAAAAAAGGAGATTAATGTGAATATTCTTGTGATTGCCCCCTCCTGGGTAGGGGATATGATGATGTCTCACGCTCTATATCAACAACTTAAAATTCAATACCCAAACTCTCAAATTGATGTAATGGCACCCGACTGGAGTCGTCCATTATTGTCTCGTATGCCAGAAATCCGTCAATCGATTACAATGCCAATCGGCCATGGTAGTTTTGCCCTAGGTAAGCGGTATAATTTGGGAAAAAGTTTGCAATATCAATATGATATGGCAATTGTATTACCGAATTCACTGAAATCAGCTTTTATCCCTTTTTTTGCAAAGATCCCCTACAGACGAGGCTGGAAAGGAGAAATGCGCTACGGATTATTGAATGATATTCGTAGCAATAAGCAAGATTATCCCATGATGGTACAACGCTATTTAACCTTAGCCTATGAAAAAAGCAATATCCCAAGTGCGACAGATTTACCGATTATTTATCCAAAATTAAAAGTAAACTCAGCTGAGGTTGCTCAAAGTCGCAAACAATTTGAGACATTATTGAATAGTACCGAGAGTCGTAAAGTGATTGGTTTCTGTCCTGGTGCTGAGTTTGGTCCCGCTAAACGTTATCCTCATTATCACTATGCGAGTTTAGCGCAAATGCTCATTGAAAAAGGTTATGCAATTGAGATCTTTGGATCACAAAAAGATGCAGCAGTCGGTGAATCTATCCGTAACTTACTTCCTCAATCATTACAACAATATTGTGTGAATTTAGCAGGGAAAACTAATTTAAATCAAGCGGTTGACCTTATTTCTGAGTGTGTGGCTGTGGTAAGTAATGATTCTGGTTTAATGCACATTGCCGCTGCGCTTGATCGACCTCTTGTTGCACTTTATGGACCAACGAGTCCACAATATACACCTCCTCTATCTGATAAGGCGATTATCATTCGCTTAATTGAAGGTGGGCTTATTAAAATTCGTAAAGGGGAAGATAGCGCAGAAGGCTATCATCAAAGTTTAATTGATATTAAACCTGAATTAGTATTAGAAAAATTAGCACAACTATTACAAGATGAAAATTTGTCTAATTAAAACTTCCTCTATGGGAGATGTTATCCATACACTACCTGCATTAACTGATGCACAACAGGCTATCCCTAATTTACAAGTAGACTGGGTAGTGGAATCAGCTTTTGCTGAAATTCCTTCATGGCATTCGGCTGTAAATAAAGTGATTCCTCTTTCCTTACGAAAATGGCGAAAATCCCCCGTATCTTCAAATACAAGAAAAGAGTGGAATGCCTACAAAGCATCATTACAGTCTGAAAAATATGATGCGGTGATTGATGCACAGGGGCTTATTAAAAGTGCTTTATTTGCCACCCGGTTAGCAAATGGAGTGAAACATGGTTATAACCGCCATTCAATCCGTGAACCTCTTGCCTCACTCTTTTATGATAAAACCTATGCGATCTCTTATCAGCAACATGCAGTAGAACGTATCCGCCAACTTTTTTCCCAATCCCTTGGATACAGTATAGAATCTTCACTAGGTGATTATGGAATAGCGGATAGATTCTCCCAATATTTTGCAAAAAAAGGCGAAGAACTCACCGCTTATAAACCCTATATTATTGCTATTCATGCGACTACTCGTGCAGATAAACATTGGCCAGAAAATTATTGGGTGGAGTTATTTTCTCAGTTAATCAAAAAAGGGGTTAATATTCGCTTACCATGGGGAAATACGGAAGAAAAAGTGCGAGCTGAACGTTTTGCACAACATAATCCAGACTACATTCAAGTCTTACCTAAATTAACGCTAACTGAGTTAGCTTATCAAATTGCAAATGCGGAGAGTGTGATTTCTGTTGATACGGGTTTAAGCCACCTTACTGCAGCCTTAGATAAATCTAATATAATTTTATATGGAGCAACGGATCCGAATTTAATTGGAGCTTACGGTAAGAATCAGATTTATTTAAGTGCTAAGGGAATGGAGAATATTTTACCTAATGAAGTATTAGGCTTAATTTAATCTATCATTGATCTATTTGTAAATAAATTATTGGTATAACTTTTCATATAACATTAACAGATTCGAAAAACCAAATAGTAGAACAAATACTCTTTGTAATTCCAAGACTAGATCATCCCTGATCTTTATCTATCAAAATATATCCATATTTTTATAATACTTAATCAACGATTATCTTCCTTATGACAATTAGCTCTTACTTAATAATTTCTAAGATCCCTGCAAAATCATCACACACAAAATCAGGATTAGAGTCACTGATTGGGATGTTGTAGTTATAGCCGTAGGTTAAACCGACACTGGTACAGCCTGCATTTTTAGCGGCTAAAATGTCATTTTTAGAATCGCCGACAAAAAGGATTTCGTGTGGATATAAGCCAAATTTTCCGCATAGATAATAAAGCGGAGCTGGGTGGGGTTTAATTGCTGGGAGAGATTGTCCGCCAAGAGTCTCTGAAAAGAGATGATCGATACCGAAGGCTTTGAGTACAGGTTGAACGTGTTTGGTTGGCTTGTTTGTTACAACGGCTAAGGTATAACCTTTAGCTTTAAGGGCTTCTAAGGTCGATTTTACGTTGGGATAAAGTTTACTAATGTTACACACATTTTCGCCATAGAAAAATCCAAAGCGTTTTTTAATCTGTTCGATTTGCTCTGCTGTAAATTCCTCTGCTCGCTCTGTCCAAGCTAATCCTTTCTCAAATAGCACGTCAGCACCATTACCAATCCACGTTAGCACTAATTCTTCGGAAGCTTGAGGTAAACCCACTTCAGCAAAAGCAGAATTTAAGGAAAGGGCTAAATCAGGGAGGCTATTAACGAGTGTTCCATCGAGGTCGAAACCAATAAGTTTGAATTGTTGAGTCATCATTTATTCCTTTACAAACGGTAAGATTAGGCAATTATTTTGTAAAAAATAAATTTTTGCATAATCTTTTGTTCTCATTCCTATTTTTTGAAGGGAAACATTTTTAAGCTTGGAAAGTTTATTACTTTTTGATGTGATGGGAAATTGATTTTTAGCAGAAGATATTAAAAAAATCCCCTCTTTAGTAGAGGGGATTTGTATTTAAATCTATGACATTCGTTTTTTTCGGTAGGCGATGACTAGAATAATCAATCCGACAACCACCATTGGTAGAGAAAGTAACTGGCCACGCGTAATCAGATCATCAGGTGTATTCACATTTGGATCAATTTCTCGGAAATATTCAACGATAAAGCGGAATATGCCATAGCCTAATAGGAATAAACCAGACACTGAACCCATTGGACGAGGCTTGCGAATGAACCAGTTTAAGATAATAAATAAAACTAATCCTTCTAAAACTGCTTCATAAATTTGTGATGGATGGCGTGGTAAATAACCTCCACTTGGGAACATCATAGCCCAAGGTACATCCGTTACTCGTCCCCATAATTCACCATTAATAAAGTTACCGATACGTCCCATACCTAATCCGAACGGAATCAGTGGTGCAACAAAATCGGCTGTTTGCCAAAAGCTTCTTTTTTGGCGGTAAGAGGTAAAAATCATCATGATAATGACACCGATCAATCCACCGTGGAATGACATTCCCCCTTCCCAAATACGGAATAAATAGAGTGGATCTTGTAGGAAATAGTCAAAACTATAAAAGAAGACATCGCCAATACGTCCACCTAAAATCACGCCCCAGAAACCATTAAACAGTAACTGATCGACTTGTTCCGTTGTCCATACGCCATTAGAACTTTTTGCGCGTTTTGTACCTAGCCAATAAGCAAAGCCAAAACCTAATAAGTACATCACACCATACCAATGCAATGAAATAGGCCCAATCGAAAAGACAATCGGATCAAAATTTGGAAAAGCTAAAAATTTTTCGTTCATAGTACCTCAATATACTGTGCTATAAATTATTTTAAAAACATGTTGATTGCTATGCCGACCAATAACACGGCAAAGGCTTTTTTCAGAATAGGAACAGGTAACACATTAGCTGCACTTGCTCCTAATTTCGATGTAAAGAAAGAGGTTAATGTGATCCCCACTAAAGCGGGCAGATAAATATAACCTAATGCATATTCAGGCAAGTTGGGTAATCCCCATCCGCTGAAGATAAAACTAATCGTGCCCGCTAAGCCTAGTAATGCACCACAAAAAGATGAAGTTCCAATAGCACGTTTCATTTCAAGCCCTCTGCCATTGAGGTAAGGAACGATAAATGCGCCACCTGCAATGCCCGCCATACTTGAAATCGCCCCAATTAAAACCCCTGCAATCACGGTAGATTGAGGTGTTAAAACTTTCACTGGTTTTTCATTCTTCTTTAAAGATGAAAATAACATTTTACCGGCAAGGAAAATCACAATCACCGCAAAGATTTTAGACATTAAATCTTTTGGTAAATCTGTCACAACCAATCCAGAGACAAATACAGAAATCATTAGAGCTGGAATGAAAAACTTACTCACACTCCAATCCACATTACCTAATTTGTGATGGCGTTGTGCCGCAGAAAATGCGGTGACCACGATAGTTGAAAATGATGTACCTAACGCCATAGACATTAAATACTCAGGGGGAATATTTGCCATGGGTAATAAATAAACCAGAGCAGGCACAATAATTAATCCGCCCCCGATACCAAATAAGCCAGCAAGAAAGCCGACTAA
This region includes:
- the waaF gene encoding lipopolysaccharide heptosyltransferase II gives rise to the protein MNILVIAPSWVGDMMMSHALYQQLKIQYPNSQIDVMAPDWSRPLLSRMPEIRQSITMPIGHGSFALGKRYNLGKSLQYQYDMAIVLPNSLKSAFIPFFAKIPYRRGWKGEMRYGLLNDIRSNKQDYPMMVQRYLTLAYEKSNIPSATDLPIIYPKLKVNSAEVAQSRKQFETLLNSTESRKVIGFCPGAEFGPAKRYPHYHYASLAQMLIEKGYAIEIFGSQKDAAVGESIRNLLPQSLQQYCVNLAGKTNLNQAVDLISECVAVVSNDSGLMHIAAALDRPLVALYGPTSPQYTPPLSDKAIIIRLIEGGLIKIRKGEDSAEGYHQSLIDIKPELVLEKLAQLLQDENLSN
- the rfaC gene encoding lipopolysaccharide heptosyltransferase RfaC; this encodes MKICLIKTSSMGDVIHTLPALTDAQQAIPNLQVDWVVESAFAEIPSWHSAVNKVIPLSLRKWRKSPVSSNTRKEWNAYKASLQSEKYDAVIDAQGLIKSALFATRLANGVKHGYNRHSIREPLASLFYDKTYAISYQQHAVERIRQLFSQSLGYSIESSLGDYGIADRFSQYFAKKGEELTAYKPYIIAIHATTRADKHWPENYWVELFSQLIKKGVNIRLPWGNTEEKVRAERFAQHNPDYIQVLPKLTLTELAYQIANAESVISVDTGLSHLTAALDKSNIILYGATDPNLIGAYGKNQIYLSAKGMENILPNEVLGLI
- a CDS encoding sulfite exporter TauE/SafE family protein, translated to MSAIFFSCLALGALVGFLAGLFGIGGGLIIVPALVYLLPMANIPPEYLMSMALGTSFSTIVVTAFSAAQRHHKLGNVDWSVSKFFIPALMISVFVSGLVVTDLPKDLMSKIFAVIVIFLAGKMLFSSLKKNEKPVKVLTPQSTVIAGVLIGAISSMAGIAGGAFIVPYLNGRGLEMKRAIGTSSFCGALLGLAGTISFIFSGWGLPNLPEYALGYIYLPALVGITLTSFFTSKLGASAANVLPVPILKKAFAVLLVGIAINMFLK
- a CDS encoding phosphoglycolate phosphatase, whose protein sequence is MTQQFKLIGFDLDGTLVNSLPDLALSLNSAFAEVGLPQASEELVLTWIGNGADVLFEKGLAWTERAEEFTAEQIEQIKKRFGFFYGENVCNISKLYPNVKSTLEALKAKGYTLAVVTNKPTKHVQPVLKAFGIDHLFSETLGGQSLPAIKPHPAPLYYLCGKFGLYPHEILFVGDSKNDILAAKNAGCTSVGLTYGYNYNIPISDSNPDFVCDDFAGILEIIK
- a CDS encoding MliC family protein, translating into MHSLKYKNISLFLCCINLSACSLAIIAPAEQLQQKIKIEQKQVQLQNKIESSRHVIKKQVVTSYLCEKSQNLRIQATPDRDNLIRITFNRITHTLSPTVTSKGKRYSNIRWIWTEDLNGIGTLSDNRNNILATGCVKKGD
- the lgt gene encoding prolipoprotein diacylglyceryl transferase: MNEKFLAFPNFDPIVFSIGPISLHWYGVMYLLGFGFAYWLGTKRAKSSNGVWTTEQVDQLLFNGFWGVILGGRIGDVFFYSFDYFLQDPLYLFRIWEGGMSFHGGLIGVIIMMIFTSYRQKRSFWQTADFVAPLIPFGLGMGRIGNFINGELWGRVTDVPWAMMFPSGGYLPRHPSQIYEAVLEGLVLFIILNWFIRKPRPMGSVSGLFLLGYGIFRFIVEYFREIDPNVNTPDDLITRGQLLSLPMVVVGLIILVIAYRKKRMS